One bacterium DNA segment encodes these proteins:
- a CDS encoding arginase family protein, which produces MKLTLVESPYDSGFRSQRMGAGPRHLINAGLAEGLGNAGHDVELIRLDLGPGLHGEIGAAVELMRRISRSVREAVATKRFPIVLSGNCNAAVGAVCGIGSAGTGVLWYDAHGDLHTSDTTESGFFDGMGYAMLLGQAFRALAATIPGFAAVPGHLAGIVGARDLDAPESEHIAAWGMEAFSVERLRSEPGLQALENFGRRARRIYVHVDLDVLDPSVLRANGFATPQGLTLAELEATINAVGRGAPVAGIGLASYDPAFDEENAGPAVAAHVLAALLDPQDR; this is translated from the coding sequence GTGAAGCTAACCCTCGTTGAATCGCCCTACGACAGCGGTTTTCGATCGCAACGCATGGGCGCGGGGCCGCGGCATCTGATCAACGCCGGTCTGGCCGAGGGGCTCGGCAACGCCGGTCACGACGTCGAGTTGATCCGGCTCGATCTCGGTCCGGGCCTGCACGGCGAGATCGGCGCGGCGGTCGAGTTAATGCGCCGCATAAGCCGCTCGGTCAGGGAGGCCGTGGCCACGAAGCGCTTCCCGATCGTGCTTTCGGGTAACTGCAACGCTGCGGTGGGCGCCGTGTGCGGCATCGGTTCCGCCGGCACCGGCGTGCTCTGGTACGACGCTCACGGCGATCTCCACACCTCGGACACCACCGAGTCGGGCTTCTTCGACGGCATGGGTTACGCCATGCTGCTGGGTCAGGCCTTCAGGGCACTCGCTGCCACGATTCCGGGGTTCGCCGCCGTGCCGGGTCACCTCGCCGGCATCGTCGGAGCTCGCGACCTCGATGCGCCGGAGAGCGAGCACATCGCGGCCTGGGGGATGGAGGCGTTCTCGGTGGAGAGGCTTCGCAGCGAACCTGGGCTCCAAGCCCTCGAGAACTTTGGCCGCCGCGCCCGACGGATCTACGTCCACGTCGACCTGGACGTTCTGGACCCATCGGTTCTACGGGCAAATGGCTTCGCGACCCCTCAGGGACTGACCCTGGCCGAGCTCGAGGCCACGATCAATGCAGTCGGCCGCGGAGCGCCGGTGGCCGGCATTGGCCTCGCCTCCTACGACCCTGCATTCGACGAGGAAAATGCCGGGCCGGCCGTCGCGGCCCATGTCCTCGCCGCGCTTCTCGATCCACAGGACCGATAG
- a CDS encoding aminotransferase class V-fold PLP-dependent enzyme yields the protein MPTDLESKELAQQALRALERLGLEFLDNEATLPPRDLPAEEISARLGIALGPEGRPFEEVVAKLGRVLDATPSSSSPRFLNQLFGGREPAATLAEMLVPLADTSMYTYKVAGAQVLVELEVLARLLAAVPFPEGEGTFCPGGSLANLTAMLLARNEVLGSVRDKGFQGERLSMYSSSDSHYSIRKAAGILGLGRDSVREVTTDADGKMSTEELAESIEADRQAGWRPFFINATAGTTVLGAVDPIAEIAEIARTEGIWLHVDGALGAPVLLSGTYRHLLAGSAEADSLAWNAHKMMGVPLACSVLLLRQKGLLARHLGESANYLFQADQEELNPGTRSLQCGRRSDALKLWAAWQHHGDRGLDRKMTRLLDLARYAARIIEEDPQLELARHPETVNVCFRVPGVSSEELCDHLDRQGILKIGHGTVAGESAVRLVCVSPDLDEDRIVTVLGEIKAAARALTEERRRAEAGRVLEDAPA from the coding sequence ATGCCGACGGATCTGGAAAGCAAGGAGCTCGCGCAACAGGCGCTGCGAGCCTTGGAGCGACTCGGCCTCGAGTTTCTGGACAACGAAGCGACGCTGCCCCCTCGAGACCTCCCGGCGGAAGAGATCTCGGCGCGGCTCGGCATCGCTCTGGGCCCTGAGGGACGTCCATTCGAGGAGGTGGTCGCCAAGCTGGGGCGGGTGCTGGACGCCACTCCGTCCTCCTCGAGCCCGCGGTTTCTCAATCAGCTCTTTGGCGGCCGGGAGCCGGCCGCCACTCTGGCCGAGATGCTGGTGCCCCTAGCCGACACCTCGATGTACACCTACAAGGTCGCCGGCGCCCAGGTCCTGGTCGAGCTGGAAGTGCTGGCTAGACTGCTCGCCGCGGTTCCCTTCCCCGAAGGCGAGGGCACCTTCTGCCCCGGAGGATCGCTGGCCAATCTGACGGCCATGCTGCTGGCACGTAACGAAGTCCTCGGAAGCGTGCGCGACAAGGGCTTCCAGGGCGAGCGCCTGTCCATGTACTCATCCAGCGATTCCCACTACTCGATTCGCAAGGCAGCCGGAATCCTCGGCCTCGGTCGCGACAGTGTTCGCGAGGTGACGACCGACGCCGACGGCAAGATGAGCACAGAGGAGCTTGCAGAGAGCATCGAGGCAGACCGGCAGGCCGGATGGCGCCCCTTCTTCATCAACGCTACCGCCGGAACCACGGTGCTCGGCGCCGTCGACCCGATCGCGGAGATTGCCGAGATCGCCCGCACAGAGGGTATCTGGCTCCACGTCGATGGCGCCCTCGGCGCCCCGGTTCTACTTTCCGGAACCTACCGCCATCTTCTCGCCGGAAGTGCCGAGGCCGACTCCCTGGCCTGGAACGCACACAAGATGATGGGAGTGCCGCTGGCGTGCTCGGTGCTGCTGCTGAGGCAGAAGGGGCTGCTGGCCCGACACCTCGGTGAGTCGGCCAACTACCTGTTCCAAGCCGACCAGGAGGAGCTCAACCCGGGCACTCGATCTCTCCAGTGCGGCCGGCGCAGCGATGCGCTCAAGCTATGGGCGGCCTGGCAGCATCATGGCGATCGCGGACTCGATCGAAAGATGACGCGCCTTCTCGACCTGGCCCGTTACGCCGCCCGGATCATCGAGGAAGATCCGCAACTCGAGCTTGCGCGGCACCCTGAGACCGTCAACGTCTGCTTCCGGGTTCCCGGTGTCTCGAGCGAAGAGCTCTGCGACCACCTGGACCGGCAGGGCATCCTCAAGATCGGGCATGGAACCGTCGCTGGCGAAAGCGCCGTCCGCCTGGTGTGCGTCAGTCCG